One stretch of Pomacea canaliculata isolate SZHN2017 linkage group LG1, ASM307304v1, whole genome shotgun sequence DNA includes these proteins:
- the LOC112575563 gene encoding uncharacterized protein LOC112575563: MTSVPRKSWHFVVVVLIVCLTGSVKAYNCYQCNSTLDNNCQEKWDNSLSTNSEKYKPCSLWDTKYCIKVTGLWGGVVGTHRFCSSRDMGDQCQDIWFPDHDRMYRACVYTCSSEGCNSASGLSAFPAILGAAIWLALHVLRKF; this comes from the exons ATGACGAGCGTGCCGAGAAAAAGCTGGCATTTTGTCGTCGTTGTCCTGATTGTCTGTTTGACAGGTTCAG TGAAGGCATATAACTGTTACCAGTGTAATTCAACTCTGGACAACAACTGCCAAGAAAAGTGGGATAACTCACTGAGCACAAACAGTGAGAAATACAAACCCTGCAGCCTTTGGGATACCAAATACTGCATCAAAGTCACAGGATTATGGGGAG GGGTTGTAGGCACTCATCGCTTCTGTAGTTCCCGGGATATGGGTGACCAGTGCCAAGACATCTGGTTCCCTGACCACGACCGCATGTACCGTGCTTGTGTTTATACCTGTTCCAGTGAAGGATGTAACTCAGCATCAGGATTATCTGCCTTTCCTGCAATTCTTGGTGCCGCTATTTGGTTGGCTTTGCATGTCCTGAGAAAGTTTTGA